The Osmia bicornis bicornis chromosome 11, iOsmBic2.1, whole genome shotgun sequence genome includes the window AGGAGTTCCTAAACAGGCAGGTACCAAATACAAAAGAGCTGGCTGTGCATGATTGAACAAATGCATAATAAGCATCGTCGCCAACAGTCCCATGAAGTATGCGAAGAACGTTGAATAAAAGTACACATTTGTTTTCCTACTCAAACTATTGTCAAACCGCAACAGGAGAGCAATAAAAATTCCAGGTAAAACAATGTCTCCCAAACCCAACATAGCAAAGTTGCTAGCAGTAAGACCTTTTTCTAATATATCTTGAGGGAACACTAATTTAATTGGTACTTCAAATGATTTTGCAACTGTTACCATCACGTCAGTACCAAATACCCAAAATGCGTCGTAAAACAGGAGTCCGCAAAGTAAAATACATCCTGTTACAACATTATTTAAATGCAACAATTCAACTCCATTAATTGCAAATGCGATACCAAATAAGTTATTGGCAATCCAATGCTGAAAATCATAATGGTATTATAATCATttctgtaataattaatttctgtttATTAGGGTAGGGCATTAAGTGACAATACCTTCTTCAACAGATACCAAGCACCAACAAGCGAACAACATATCAAACAGACAATATCATGGAgattgaatttataattgatAATATGTTTTGCCTTATCATCTTCACCTCTGGTGAAAAGTATGTGATATTGAGTTTTTGGAATTGCAGCAGGTACCAATGATGAAATTAATGGACTGAAATTATTGGATACAATTACAATACATAACATTCAAATCTTATGAATGGATTATATAAAGATATTGAAATCAGTAATTACTCATACCTAGTAAGGTGACATAAAGCTAAGATTcctaagaagaaaaaataaccAGCTAAGATCAGATTGACTAATTCCTTTGCAAAAACCTGAATAAATAACATGACactgatataaaatatatttctaacAACAACAACTTACAATATCTAGAACTAAATTAATATTACCTGATACAATACATAAAGCCCAACTAATGTAAAACTGGAAATGAAAGGAAATATTGCTGCTTCTTTACGTGACATTGTATCTGGTTGTTCTCCACTTTCTTTATATTGTTGCTAGAAAATACATAATTTGTATTACAAAACtatatttcattgataaaagGTATGAAAACTTTCTTCGTCAGAAACTATTTGAAGATGTTACAAACCAAACACTTTCAATAATTGAATCTGACAAATGTCTAACTAAAGCTAGTCACTGAAAAGTTATAGAGATACGCTTAGAATGAATGTGTAAAACATATGTCAAAACGCGTGGCTAACCTGCTGCTCCTTATGGTGTTTAACAGCACGGTAACTACCGAAGAAAATAGGTAAAATAGCCATAATTATCAAACTTCCATAAGCAATAGCCATTCCCTCGGGCGTCGAGGGTATTCTTCCCGTTATGTGATCATTGTTTTCCGTAATATTTTCACCCGCTTGAGCTAATAATTCGTTTACCTCACTTGCCATCTTGAACCTATTAATTCGACTGTGTATAGTCAGTATAGTCAACGTTGTCAGAGGTAGGGTAAAAATGGCTGTGTAGGGTAAAACTCGAACTATACGAATCACTAGAGGAGACGatagaaaagagaaaacgatGGATTCCTTGACGTCATCTCTGACCACGCCACGTAACCACAATCCACCGCATGATGTGCATACCATTTAACATTATATTCGGATGAACTGTACTTTACCGGATCCAAAATTTTggaccattttttttttttgaatctatagtttttgatgcagagaatccaaaaatgcaagtcttaactttaggaatccaatggttaaaaagttataagcgtgtaaagtttgatatttttagcgcatttgctacgttactgtgacgccatattgacttCTTGTCCAATGAACGGTGTCGCTATCAGCAAGCAGCAGGTGCCGACCACTTTAGCGGGTTTAGTCAATTCGTAAATTTGATACTGCCCGAGTTAGTTAGGTTTATATTTATCTTTAAGAGAGGCTACAGCCCATACATTTGCTTATTGCTTCTACTGTATCAATTTTATGAGTAATTTAAATACAGCTAGAGATGGAACTCGTACCTAACAAAAAATTTGGTGTCCCCTAAAGTAAAGTTTAACCTGacccctgtggctcggggggaTTAGAATACGaccacggtatcccctgcctgtcgtaagaggcgactaaaaggggtcACACACACACAGACTCAAgcaaaaaattgtaaaagtatGGCAAATGTATGAAACAATGTAAAATGCAAAAGGGAATGAGATTTGAAAAAAGGCGCGTAAAGCGCGCGTGGCCGAAAATGTTCGTTGGGCAAAAGGGGACAGTAAAAGTCCCCCAAGTACGCCACCCGGAGGAAACGGGATATAAAAATGCATCCTTTTTTCCCGAACCGgggaaaattaaagtaaagtaaagtttAACCTCATATTCTATGAAAAAAAGCGTTAGTTATAATCCTTAGTACAAGCTCCTATTATTGAAATCCCTCCACAAGGGGTtttgccacgttgttcagcacGGCTTAGAGTCGGCTCTTTTTGCCCTTAACCTAGTGATTTTATCGAGGATGTAATGGCAGTACTAATAAGCTGCTTGGATGGATACTCGTGTGATTCCACGAAAACCCGCTGtgaaaattcatgaaaatgGCAAAGAAGCGTTCGCGTACGAATGGTAAACAAAACTAGGAAAACCTGTGTACAGaagaaagatattaacaaatttcTAAAATGTAACTTTGAATCAGACATAAAGATTTAATTGTGGTGTAAAGTCAACATTATAGTCGGTAACTCAGGTTAAATTTTCTGCTGTTTAATAGTTAAGGAAAATAAAGGTGTTACATgaatgtttattttaattacatattacaaataaataatttacacgTAGTCAATAAAGTTAGGGAGAACACTTTTGTACATTCAGcatatattcatgttatttttcattttgattcaGTACAGTTTATATCTCAGAAGCACAGTTTATAATACTTAACCTTTGTTAtcattcttatttttcaacagtattgtatctaatatatttatttattttaacagATTTTAATACATTAGGACATTAAATAATGGAAacaacaaaaattaataaagtatCAAGAAATACGTGTAATCTGCTACATAAAAAAATTAGTATTAGATCTTTTAAGCATGATGTAAATTCTTATCAAGAGGTATTCATTTGTACCCTTTTAAAAGAAGTATTTAATCACAAATTGTGATAAGCAGTAAAAAGATAAATATAGGGATATAAGACACATGTTGGAGTTATATGGAATAATTGTATAAAACCTTATGGTCTTCAAATAAAGTACAGTTATATGATTCATATATAAAACTGGAAAAATGTATTCAAATAACATCACGAACAGAAGATTATATCATAGAGGACAAATTGATGTAATAGATATGCCAGTACAATTCAcatgtaattataaatatttttttgtttatgaAGATCAAATATCTAAATTTGTAGTATTAAAAGGCTTACGTgaaaatacagcaaatgaagTAGCTATAAAGCTCATGGATATATTAACTATTATTGGAGCACCGCAAGTTTTACAAAGTAGAAATGGACGTAATTTTGCAGAGCAAGTTGTAAAAGAATTGCGTTTATTGTGGAAGGATTTTATAATACTTCATGGAGAAATTTTagagaataaagaaaacagCAGAAATTTTAAGGATTTACTTGAAGATTGGGTACGGGATAACCCAACAAAGACATGGTACGAAGCTTTAAAACATGTACAGATTATGCAGAATTCGACGTTTCATTGTGAAAGCGGAAAAATTccttatgaaatattatttggACGAAATGTTCACGTAGAATTTCAAAAGCAAACTAGTACTGTAgattcaaaagaaaatatatggGCAGAAGAAGAATGGTTTAATACGAAAGATGACGGTAAGAAGGATGGAAATGAAAACTTAACTGAGGATTCAAGCATGAGGGATGCAGATAGTGTAAGTAAAATATTAGTAATATAGTAATTTTTAagtaaattattaacaattttcttttaatttattagtcAAGGGATTTTGACAATGACTCCTACAGTGATGTTAAAGATGATCCTCAAAGAGACACTCCTggttttaattttgttaatgttAGAAGTGAATCCTTAAATATGCATACTGAAGATTCAACATTTGAGGATGAATCAGTGGcagaagataaaataaagataGAAACTCAAGATTTAAAATGTACAGTTTGTCAGAAACAGTATATGAAGCCTGgtcatttaaaaaatcatatgAAAACACACATAAAGAGAAGAAAGTTGGAATGCAAACtctgtaacaaaaaatttcatgttttaaatttatatgaaaaacATGTAAGGCAATCTCACAAACTCAAATTATTCAATTTGAGTAGAACCAGAAGGAGTAAGGATTTACAAGACGATTCGATGTTAGATGAAAAACCGCCTGAATCAAAGTGTTTTTCGGATGGAACTTTGAGCGATACAGAATCCAATGTAACTGATAAATCTCCGAAAACaacaaaagaaaggaaaaaggtCCCTACAGAGAATCGGCCATTAAAAATGAACGGAGACCCAGGTCTGAAATGTACATATTGtaatcaaaaatttaattttcctagTGTACTGAAAAGACACATGCGATCTCACACAAACGAAAGACCGTATATATGtgaaatttgtaataaaagtttTAAACAATTGGGTCACCTTAGTCAGCATACATTAACGCACAAGGATTATCGTTCTTTCCACTGTACAGTTTGCGGGGTACAATTCGAGACGTTGAGCTCGTTAAAAGTCCACACTCAAACACACAAGGAAGACTATGTTTCAAAAACTAAAGAGCATTTTCGTTTATTCGAATGCGATAATTGTAAGAAAGTGTTCACTACTAAAAGTGTTTTGGAGAGGCACATACTTACCCATTCCCAAGAACGTCAATTCGCTTGTGTAGTTTGTGGAAAAAGATTCAAACAGGCAGGACACGTGAAGTCTCATATGTTGGTGCATACAGGTGAACGAAAGTTTGAATGCACTGTATGCAAAAAGAGATTCAGTCTTTCGAATTCTCTTAAGAAACATATGTACGTACATAATGGGGAGAAGCCATATCAGTGCGACGTGTGCGGTGCACGGTTCCTCGAGAAGAGAAATCTAAATGGGCATCTAATGACTCACACGAACGAGCGTCCGTTTCGCTGTAAAATTTGTGGAAAACGGTATACTTTGGCGGATACTCTGCGTCGCCATATAAGTGCAGCTCATGAAGATGGCCGCACGTATCAGTGTGAAATTTGTGCAAAAATGTTTAAGCAACTTGCTCATTTATCTGTTCACAAAAAGGTTCACAATGATGAGCGACCATTCCAGTGTCATTTGTGCGAGAAAAACTTCAAGCATAAAAATGTGCTTAAATCTCACTTGGCCATACATGCTAATGTCAGGCCATTTGAATGTGATGTGTGTAAGGCTACGTTTGTAAGAAAGACGAATTTACAAACGCATATCGCATCAGCTCATATGAACGAGAGACCGTATGTTTGTAATATATGCGAAAAACGATTCAAACAAATTAGTCATTTAAATGGTCACATTGTAGTACACAGTAATTTAATGCCTTATCAATGTGATTTCTGTGATCGGCGATGTAATAGACTGGATAATTTGAAAAAGCATATGCGTCTTCATACGAAGAACAAAGAACAAATAGTATAAGAGTATTATTCGATACAAAACATTTGCAAATTGTTTCAATGTGAAACTGAAAGTGTATACAGTAATGCTCGGTTGAATTTCACTACGTTCGGAAGCTAGCAGTGAAATTCTCGCGAGCAGGGTAGCGTTTGTATTCAGCTGGGTACAGACGAGCGCGCCGCGGTTGCAACGCGGCATGGAAGCGAACATGTCACGCGGCAATACTGTAATGCCGCGCAACGAACCAATTTCTGTCGGTCTTTTGTGCGAACACAAAGGGGTTCCTTGCCGCATTGTGGACGGTTTTCTTCGGGTTTGCCGCGGCATCTATTTGAGGTGCGTCTGtcttatttcttttcattgAATTCATTTCCTGTCCCTGTCTACTGAAATCAGGTTTCACCGAGCTGAGCTGAGCTCGCTGCGCTGACAGGTGGGGGAAGAGTGGGGCTGGATGTGGAAATTTAACCGAGCAGATTTTAGTGAAATTCAACCGAGCATTACTCTATTAACAgtaaaatcaaattaattttaaactgATTAATTTACGTTCGCATGAAACTTGTAGTATATTATTTGTAACCATGCATGTACTTCTATGTAGCTAGTATACATATACTTGTAggttttacatatttttttatcttgAGCAGAATCTCATACCACTTATAAAAGTTCTAttcttttgaaaaaatgaaaaagaaacaaacgaAGATTggtgtaaaagaaaatttcactgTAATGTAGCTACAAGTTTTAATATACTTTGTGTTACTAATTATAAACTTTACAGCAGTCTAAACATAATTAGGATTAAGATGTATAATTTTACTGTATAAATATAGAAGAGAAATTTTTAACTGAAATCAAACCCTTAAGTTATACATGTAAGTACTttgtgtatttaaaaaaaatatgaatagtAAAATACTTTTTATATAGAGTATGATATTTATgcgttattttcttttttttttaataaaaaaaattgatgcCAATTATTTAAGGacatcaattaattaattagttagGTAACTAGGTGATAATATTATACCGTACATAAGCAACGTTAATATAATATTCGTAGTAATATAATCAACGTGATATTCGTAATAATCCGTCAGGTTTACTAGAATCTAGAACTgttgttatttatttctcgGAAGTCTTGAATAAATCTGTCAAGATCGCCTTAGTTCCATTTTGATCTGGTTCGACAACAGTAGATTGTTTTGCTAGTTTGAGCTGGTCCAAACGCTGATATAAAGTGTTTCCGTAGTGTCTCGCACTTGCATACAATTCGATCTTTCCTTTAATCCACTCAGCTCTCCACACGCCATCCCCGTGACATTTTTCCAGAACGCCTGCGAATATCACAGccaaaaacatattttctttgGGTGAAAAACCTCTGAGGTATCCGTCGTCAattatcctcgcccagcggtAACCATACTGGAGTCTACCTTTTAAAGCGAACGTTTTGTAAAAATTGTCTATAGTTCGCCAAGAAGTCAATGTCTTGTCCAAGAGGGTGTAATTACGCAacattttccaatttaaatCTAACACCCCCGTGACTTGTTCTATCATCTGGATCATGCCCAAACCGTTGTTTGCCGTATACATCAGTACAGCTTCATTGAGGAACTCAGCCACTCCCGGATTCTTGTAATCTGTTTTTTGTGTTAATGTAAATTCATGCGCGAGAATTGTAAAAATCGCCGAGGTACAAGGCGTCCCTTTGATTAAACCTCTTGTTATTTCTTTTATGCACCTTTCACACGGCGGAGCCCATGGTAACGCGGACCAATCTGTAATTGTGGCCAGTTTGAGGCGAAATTGTTTTTTCAAAAACACATTTGTCATTTGAGTCTGATTCTTGATTGCTGCGCGGAAAAAAGAAACCGCCAAGAAACTAGACATTCGAATAAAAGTTGTTTCCTCTTTGGTGACAACTCCATCTGCTTGAATTTTCCGAAGCAAAGTTTTGACTAGATCTTTGAATCTTTTGGcttcatatttattttgttgttCAGTGGTTACCGCGGTAGCTTGCATGATTAACTGGATAGTTGTTCTCGGTTCGACTTGATTAATAGTTTCACCTAGGCTGGTGTTTGGTTTGTAAAACAATCGTCCTACTACGGATGGTTTCCATATTGTACCATATGAGGTAGTGGCTAGTCCGACCATGTCACATACCGTTGCGGCTAAAGAATCACCAGGTCTTATTGTACCCGAAAAATAGAAATCGTAAAATCTCGCCAAAATCCTTTTCAGCTCTGCTCTTGTAAATATCACATCTGGAAATTTATATTGCACCCGTAGTTCACGTAGATGATCATCACTCCAACCTTCTTTATATGGGGCTGTAGCCGAAGGGATATGGTCGAGTATCTCATCGTCTGTGGCTTCAAATTTCCGTAGCGAAGCTTCCAATTCCAGATCCATAATTATATTTCTCAGTCGTGGTTCTCTCTAAATCACCTAAAAaaacgataaaattatatttactctTCTCCGCCAGGATTACTATAAAGGAATAGAAAATTGTCAGAAACGtagaaatttttgtttttctatCCAATTTCTGGAAAAGACGGttttgaaatgaaagaaaaacgcCGACAAAGAAACTGTGAATTGGTTAAACGTATGATGGATCAGATTTACAAGGAATGCGCaatctataaaaatttaatacaaaacGTCGACGGAACGAGATAcggaattaaaaattctcaaTTTATCGCCGTAACATGGAAGAGCAAGtagttttgaaaatataaaattacctTACTTAAATAGTTTAATCTAAGAAGTATACATAaacattcaattttaataaaaataaaacaataataattaaaaataattaccatCTATACAGACAGAACTATTACAAATCTATGAACGCATGTAAGATGATAATATGGACGCCAAAACAGAAACGGTAAGACTAAAACGCAAAAACTAAGAAAGAAACACGGAATAAAAGGAAAGAGCACTAAAACAATTGGGCTGATAATGTTCGTTGGGCGATATGGCGATATAGGGCGGTTCCCTGACGGTAGGGGGGTTCCTTGACGACAGGGGCGTTCCACGGGGTTCCCCACTCAAACGCCACCTCTGGGTAAGAGCCAGAGTAAACCATagaatcaatcaatcaatcaatcatcAACGCTAAAACCGCAATGTTCTGTTGTGTTGCCAGATTTCGCGGGGATTATAGGGATTTTCAGTCCAAGGGCCGTGGATTAAGTGCCTGTGAAGCGCTAAATATTTCAACCTACATAAAGCTAGCcggaaggaataataaaatatgattatttttaatttttcttagtgTATTTCGTTTGTGATTGATTGTGAGTCTATTTTTAACGTTTGTGacaaattatttcttttgtaattagcaattttatttcagttgtAACGTGAAACGTATCACGTGAATATGTTTAGAGTGGTATGGCAATACTGCcatgggaatatttatcgatagtctgtagtatcgatatgtctcgaGTGTCAGTCGAGAACCTTTTGTATCGATGGTTATAAATCAAGAGCGAAATTTAAACACCATCTACGCGTAcatttatgtaaatatacaAAGCCTAAATTGTAAACCCCTCGACGtgggtgatcgagctgagagacggccggaaatccagagaatggaATAGTTTCACTTCTAAAATACCTAAAAGactaatttatgatagaccaAAGCcaattcgttgttttcgaccaagtcacgaacggtccttaaaagtaacgaagtctttttcgatatcctgtcttttcatgcactctaagagggtcgtaaatttcctcaagagttgcctttggcaagtacaaggtcttgtcgtttcctattttctctgggtcctacgctttctcgtagcacatgtgcgctgcaacgttctagcgtcttggcggagcgccACCACTTCCACGCGCCTGAGGGTGGACCATGGCCAGGAGAAGGGGAGGAGAAGGGGAAAGGAGAAGATGGTGGCCTGCACTAGGGCGGGGGCCACATCCGATGCCGGCACttctcgggccgcgtgcagtAGAGACCGGGGCCCCAGCCCCAGACCCCTACGGaattcctttacatccctcGTTCCGAttcatctctgcatcccttacatccctgcatctttccatccctacattcttttcatccctacattcctttcatccctacatttcTTACAcctcttcatcccttaaatcCCTACATTATTATCATCCTTacactcttttcatccctacattcttctcatccctacattcctttcatccctacattcttttcatccctacactcctttcatctctgcatcccttataataaatatattataaagactgcttcgagtaaaggtaagtacaGGTGAGTTAGTTCCTTTTtcgccgccagagggcgctgattcgacgtcgaatcagcgccctctggtttttgaaagaggaactaaatcaagccgaaattttggccccctggcggcaaaaatgtgaactaaaatctcgacctcgaatcagcgccatctggtttttgaaaaaggaactaaatcaagcagaaattttggccctctagcggcaaaaatgtgaactaaaatctcgacattgaatcagcgccctctggtttttgaaagaggaactaaatcaagccgaaattttggccccctggcggcaaaaatgtgaactaaaatctcgacctcgaaccagcgccatctggtttttgaaaaaggaactaaatcaagcagaaattttggccctctagcggcaaaaatgtgaactaaaatctggACATTGAATtagcgccctctggtttttgaaaaaggaactaaatcaagccgagattttggccctctcGCGGcgaaaatgcgaactaaaatctcgacctcgaatcagcgccctctggtggcgaaaagaggaactaaatttgtataaaatcgaAGGCCTTATAGCcgcaaaaatttcaactcaATTTCATTGAGGTACTGGGACGTATGGAATGCAGGAATATAAGTGATACAAGGATATAAAGGATACAGGCATGTatgggatgcagggatgtaagggatgcagagatgtaaggaatgaaaagaatgcagggatgtaagggataaaGAGATGTGAGGAATGTAGGGATCtaagggatgaagcgatgtaAGGATTGTAGgaatgaaaggaatgtagggatggatAGAATGTAGGGCTGAAAAGAGTGTAAGGATGATAATAATGTAGGGATTTAAGGGatgtagggatggaaagaatgtagggatgcaaagaatgtagggatgaagtgaatgtagggatttaagggatgtagggatggaaagaatgtagggatgcaaagaatgtagggatgaagtgaatgtagggatttaagggatgtagggatggaaagaatgtagggatgcaaagaatgtagggatgaagtgaatgtagggatgaaaagaatgtagggatgaagtGAATATAGGGataaaaagaatgtagggatgaatagaatgtagggatgaaaagaatgcagggatgtaagggatgcagagatgttaGGAATACTGAGATATAAGGGTTgctgggatgtaaggaatgcagtgATATAAGGGTGCAGGAATATAGTGGATTCAGAGATATAAAGGGTGCAGATGGAAGTAATAAAATCAACACGTTCGTCCTCCTAAggagtttattcaataagctaagaagatagttacagcaaattaaatgaacgcagaaaataaaataagggtATATGTATGGCTTTAGCTACCTACATGAAGCTAGCCGGAAGgaataagagaaagaaaaggaactcggtttacaatatttataaataatatataatacataaaaatatatgaaatcaTTTATcttgttatttttgttattttattataaaagatCTTCAGCATAATGACAGTTGctccaaaaaattaaaagaacttTTGCCCATAGAATATGAaacatagaaaatttaaacgaTTTCCGCTATACGTAACACGCCAATACGCTCTCTGTTGGCAAGAGTTCTGAGTATATTTTGCGCATGCGcactacaattatttattataaaacaaacttGTAGATAATTAAGAAATGATTCGCTCagaaacaatgaaaatgatatatttgtaATTCTTAAACCATTTCCAATCAATTACAGTTATCAGTTATCACAAAAtctgtttattataaaaaattactaaaaagtTTCGGCTTACATCAtgactgaaataaaattgctaattACAAAAGAAGTAATTTGTCAGAAACGTTAAAAATAGACTCACAATCAATCACAAACGATTTACAAACGAAATAcactaagaaaaattaaaaataatcatattttattattccttccgCTAGCTTCATGTAGGTACATATATCCTCTGTAGGTTTCTAGCACTAGCTGGGGAAATCATCCATCTGAAAAACAAATTGGGAAccttcaaaataattttcccgAAATAACATACAGAGACGATTCTTATAAGTATCTAATTGATGATAAAAAGCGGTGACTAGCAAGTAGAGGCTACGGTCATTCTAACCTAAACCGTAAGCAGTTGCTAAAAGGAAATTGTATTTTCTGTTCTGTATTCGTTGTATGATATAATTGAAACAAAATGCCAGAGAGCGTAAAAGTAGAGTCGAAGACGAGTAAGGATGTCAAAAACGGAAAGGAGGAGGATAAAAATGAATTGGTAATTTcagttaatattaaaatattacgaTGTTTCGGTGTTTGATGGGAGAAGGTACtaacattctttttttaaatgtcatACTTTTTAGTCTGAAGAAGATAAACTCCTGCAAGAGGAATTAACTCACCTGGTTGAACGCCTACAAGATCCCAATACTAGTTTACATCATTCTGCTTTAGAATCACTTCGCAATCATATTCGTGCATCTACAACTTCGATGACCAGTGTTCCAAAGCCTCTTAAATTTATGCGACCTAATTATGATACCATGAAAGCTATATATGATAAGTTGACAGATGTAAAAGCAAAAGAGCTATGCTCCGATGTTATTTCTGTTCTTGCTATGACAATGGGCGAAGGTAGAGAATGCTTAAAATACAGACTCACTGGATCTGCAATAGCTATTGGAGAATGGGGACACGAATATGTTAGGCACTTGTCTGGTGAATTGGCAGGAGAATGGGATGAGCTTTCGGATGATGCGGAAGCtacaaagaaattaattgcTCTGGTACATGAAATTGTACCATATAACATGGCTCATAATGCAGAAACTGAAGCCTGTGATTTATTAATGGAAATTGAAAGACTGGATCTTTTGGAACAATATGTGGACGAAAGTGCATATCAAAGAGTTTGTTTGTACCTAACAAGTTGTGTAGCATACGTAGCAGATCCAGAAAATAGTACTCTTCTTCATGCTGCTGCTAAATTGTATAGAAAATTTGGTCAGTTTCCACAAGCAGTAAGATTGGCTATGCAACTGAATGACTTGCCACTCATCGAAgatatatttacaaaatgcACGGATCTGTGAGTTGAActgatattgaaattaatttcatgtaaaaagaagaaaaatcctaTTTATCactttctttttgtttcagTTCAGTGCAAAAGCAATTAGCATTCATGCTGGGAAGGCAACAGATTTTCCTAGAATTACCTGAATCCTCTCCAGAGTACGATG containing:
- the LOC114879997 gene encoding uncharacterized protein LOC114879997 yields the protein MDLELEASLRKFEATDDEILDHIPSATAPYKEGWSDDHLRELRVQYKFPDVIFTRAELKRILARFYDFYFSGTIRPGDSLAATVCDMVGLATTSYGTIWKPSVVGRLFYKPNTSLGETINQVEPRTTIQLIMQATAVTTEQQNKYEAKRFKDLVKTLLRKIQADGVVTKEETTFIRMSSFLAVSFFRAAIKNQTQMTNVFLKKQFRLKLATITDWSALPWAPPCERCIKEITRGLIKGTPCTSAIFTILAHEFTLTQKTDYKNPGVAEFLNEAVLMYTANNGLGMIQMIEQVTGVLDLNWKMLRNYTLLDKTLTSWRTIDNFYKTFALKGRLQYGYRWARIIDDGYLRGFSPKENMFLAVIFAGVLEKCHGDGVWRAEWIKGKIELYASARHYGNTLYQRLDQLKLAKQSTVVEPDQNGTKAILTDLFKTSEK
- the LOC114879995 gene encoding zinc finger protein 85-like isoform X2 yields the protein MYSNNITNRRLYHRGQIDVIDMPVQFTSNEVAIKLMDILTIIGAPQVLQSRNGRNFAEQVVKELRLLWKDFIILHGEILENKENSRNFKDLLEDWVRDNPTKTWYEALKHVQIMQNSTFHCESGKIPYEILFGRNVHVEFQKQTSTVDSKENIWAEEEWFNTKDDGKKDGNENLTEDSSMRDADSSRDFDNDSYSDVKDDPQRDTPGFNFVNVRSESLNMHTEDSTFEDESVAEDKIKIETQDLKCTVCQKQYMKPGHLKNHMKTHIKRRKLECKLCNKKFHVLNLYEKHVRQSHKLKLFNLSRTRRSKDLQDDSMLDEKPPESKCFSDGTLSDTESNVTDKSPKTTKERKKVPTENRPLKMNGDPGLKCTYCNQKFNFPSVLKRHMRSHTNERPYICEICNKSFKQLGHLSQHTLTHKDYRSFHCTVCGVQFETLSSLKVHTQTHKEDYVSKTKEHFRLFECDNCKKVFTTKSVLERHILTHSQERQFACVVCGKRFKQAGHVKSHMLVHTGERKFECTVCKKRFSLSNSLKKHMYVHNGEKPYQCDVCGARFLEKRNLNGHLMTHTNERPFRCKICGKRYTLADTLRRHISAAHEDGRTYQCEICAKMFKQLAHLSVHKKVHNDERPFQCHLCEKNFKHKNVLKSHLAIHANVRPFECDVCKATFVRKTNLQTHIASAHMNERPYVCNICEKRFKQISHLNGHIVVHSNLMPYQCDFCDRRCNRLDNLKKHMRLHTKNKEQIV
- the LOC114879995 gene encoding zinc finger protein 85-like isoform X1, whose protein sequence is MYSNNITNRRLYHRGQIDVIDMPVQFTCNYKYFFVYEDQISKFVVLKGLRENTANEVAIKLMDILTIIGAPQVLQSRNGRNFAEQVVKELRLLWKDFIILHGEILENKENSRNFKDLLEDWVRDNPTKTWYEALKHVQIMQNSTFHCESGKIPYEILFGRNVHVEFQKQTSTVDSKENIWAEEEWFNTKDDGKKDGNENLTEDSSMRDADSSRDFDNDSYSDVKDDPQRDTPGFNFVNVRSESLNMHTEDSTFEDESVAEDKIKIETQDLKCTVCQKQYMKPGHLKNHMKTHIKRRKLECKLCNKKFHVLNLYEKHVRQSHKLKLFNLSRTRRSKDLQDDSMLDEKPPESKCFSDGTLSDTESNVTDKSPKTTKERKKVPTENRPLKMNGDPGLKCTYCNQKFNFPSVLKRHMRSHTNERPYICEICNKSFKQLGHLSQHTLTHKDYRSFHCTVCGVQFETLSSLKVHTQTHKEDYVSKTKEHFRLFECDNCKKVFTTKSVLERHILTHSQERQFACVVCGKRFKQAGHVKSHMLVHTGERKFECTVCKKRFSLSNSLKKHMYVHNGEKPYQCDVCGARFLEKRNLNGHLMTHTNERPFRCKICGKRYTLADTLRRHISAAHEDGRTYQCEICAKMFKQLAHLSVHKKVHNDERPFQCHLCEKNFKHKNVLKSHLAIHANVRPFECDVCKATFVRKTNLQTHIASAHMNERPYVCNICEKRFKQISHLNGHIVVHSNLMPYQCDFCDRRCNRLDNLKKHMRLHTKNKEQIV
- the LOC114879996 gene encoding minor histocompatibility antigen H13, with product MASEVNELLAQAGENITENNDHITGRIPSTPEGMAIAYGSLIIMAILPIFFGSYRAVKHHKEQQQQYKESGEQPDTMSRKEAAIFPFISSFTLVGLYVLYQVFAKELVNLILAGYFFFLGILALCHLTSPLISSLVPAAIPKTQYHILFTRGEDDKAKHIINYKFNLHDIVCLICCSLVGAWYLLKKHWIANNLFGIAFAINGVELLHLNNVVTGCILLCGLLFYDAFWVFGTDVMVTVAKSFEVPIKLVFPQDILEKGLTASNFAMLGLGDIVLPGIFIALLLRFDNSLSRKTNVYFYSTFFAYFMGLLATMLIMHLFNHAQPALLYLVPACLGTPLLLALVKGDLKALFSYEDHPTIAKEEQSVQAQTEGKKET